A stretch of DNA from Oncorhynchus nerka isolate Pitt River linkage group LG22, Oner_Uvic_2.0, whole genome shotgun sequence:
gtgtcagaggaaagcccataaaattgtcagagactccagtcacccaagtcatagactgttttctcctcTACCACACAGTAAGCGGTACCAAAaggatcctgaacagcttctacccccaagccataagactgctgaaaaatgtattaaatggccaccggactgttacattgaccccccacccccatttgtgttgtacactgctgctactcgctgtttattatctatgcatagtcacttcacccctacctacatgtacaaattacctcaactaaactttacacccgcacactgactctgtaccggtaccccctgtatataacctcgttattgttatgttattgtgttacttttgattattttttactttagtttatttggtaaatattttcttaactcttcttgaactgcactgttggttaagggcttgtaaataagcatttcacggtaatggCAACacttgtattcggagcatgtgacagataaagtttgatttgattacatTCCATTACTTTTAGATTACATGGGCTCTCAAGCCTACACAGGGCTCCCTgtggcgcagcggtttaaggcactttgtgctagaggcgtcactacagaccctggttggattccaggctgtatcaggcCTTGGCCGTGattgggcggcacacaattggcccagtgttgttagGGCTTGGCCAGGGTAGTCTgtaattgtaaataataattagttctttattgacttacctagttaaataaaggttcaataaaaaattaaaaataattaagaggcattagaagaagacatacagtggggcaaacaagtatttagtcagccaccaattgtgcaagttctcccacttaaaaagatgagagaggcctgtaattttcatcataggtattaTTACgtgttattacttttctattatttctctcatttctttctctctgtgttgggAAGGGTCCGTAAGTAAGcatcactgttagtctacacttgtGATTTGAAATAATATTTATAAACCATTCAAATGTATTTGCTTGAGCTTGTCTGGGGTGACAGATGagcatgtaagggattacaaaaacgataactgtaatccgttacattaccagcaaaaatattgtaatcagattacagatacttttgaaaaactagatgactacttcgaggattacttttaaattcagaaaggatgttttcgaaaaaaatgtttgacacttctctgttttttttaatgacattcaaatcagtaTTGGAAAATGGCGCAAGTTTGTTTTccgcctgagcgagtctgaccacaagtcagagaccactatgacgaCACACCaaacaaatgtgtttgatggatcgcggaaaaagagcaggaatagaTTTTTGTAGTCTACAGTCCAAGTTATGTCTTCCAAAAGTGCGAATGCTGTCGGGATCCAAAGATTATTCAACTTGAATTAAACAATGATTTCAGTTAAACACATTTTCTTTGCAGGTAGTTATGCATTCGATGAGGCAGCGGATATCAATGTTTTGTGGCATGATTTGTGTCACGGCCTcgtgtttctctctacctcatgCCATTTATCAGAAGCTGCTGTGGTTTGACTTTGGGTAAGGGAGCAATATTATCTATTTATGTAAATTACATATTTTCATCAGACAATCAGTACCATACAGTAATATTTATGCTTCCTTTTAGAAACTAATAAATGGCTCCTGTTTCCAGAGTTTAGTAAAACCCAATTACAGTCATTCTTAGCCAACACAGCCTCTGATTTTGAATGTACCTTTTACCTTTAATAGCTTCTATAATAACTAATATAAGCCTCTATAAACCCATAACTACTTACTTCCAAAAGTAGAGACTAAGCAAACATCCTGTTTTTCCCTAATCACAGAAAGGTTCGAATGGTGTGTATGCCCAGCTTTCCACAGCCGTCAGATGTGTTTTGGAAATAAAGGGCCACGTTTTTCCTCCTCTACTTGTTGCCACTTTCTATCATCTCCATAGCTTACATTATCGTTGCTAAGAAGCTATGGATGCGTAACGCTATAGGGGATGTGACTCTGGCGCAATTTGTCGCCCACAGACAATGGAAGAAGATGACTCTGAAGATGCTGATGTTGGTGGTGGCTGTTTTTGCTATTTGCTGGTTCCCTTTAAACTGTTATGTGATTTTGGTGTCCAGCCAGGCCATTAACACTAACAATGCTATCTACTTCACCTTCCATTGGTTTGCCATGAGTAGCACCTGTTATAATCCTTTTATCTACTGCTGGCTGAACGGAAGCTTCAGGACTGAGCTCAAGTCCCTGCCTTTCATTTGGCGTTCCAAGAGGGCAGTACATCCATGCTGAGGTTGTCATCTCTATAACTACATAGATTATGTATAAAGATATAGAGGTTAATGGAGAGGTTAACATCTTTCCATAAGATTCTGTCAAGGTTGCACCTATCTCCATTCGGTTGATGTAATTTATAATTAGATCTAGGTCGACCTATAATATGAAATATTAGAGAATAACGGAAGTCTATTTCTTTAAGgggaggtaaaaaaataaaaaaataaatggtgAAGTAGTTTGTAAAATATTTTGTAAATAATCGGGAAAGAGAATATTAGTGAAACACTTGTATGGATACCGTAATGGTAAATAAAACTAATGTGATTGAGCATGTTATGTGTACGGCTACACAATTCaagtaaaaaaatatttgtttcaGTGTCTATCGTTCTATTATAGTATAATGTTTGTAAATGTGTAACTGTGCACAGAGTAAACTCGAAACATTCACAAtcattcattagtgcacactatTGCATAGGGCTATTCAATTCTGTCCCTCAAGAGATGTACAGTAGGACTGCTGTTTTTCTTTCCTCCCTGGTAGTTAGTTGATCAGTGTGTCATTGACCTTAGACTTGACCCACAATGTATTATCAGGGCTGATTCATTCAGTCCCTGATCAGATGGAGGAAGTAAAACCACCAGTTATGTGTGTGGCCCTCGAGGATTTTTCCTGGCCCTGCCATAGCATTATGCAATTAGTCAGATCTGATGAGCCAAGATTAAGCAAGTGTGAATACTTTTCACTGAATTACCTTTAAAGGAGTACCCATAATGGCATGTCATGATACTTGAAATCATTCAAATAATCTGATCAGAACTATCTACCAATATAATTGCTTTcccataaaaaaaatattataattgCTTAATTTGATAATTTCATGAATTTATATAATTAGATATATAGATGATCATTAAAAATCACAAAGTTATTGAATGGCTTGGATTGACCAATCAGCATGCCGGATAGAAAAATGTACTTTTCTCACGACACCATCTGCTGGTTGAATCATAGACAATCTTCATGTATAAAATTGGTTGAATATACACTATGAAATAGTGTCAGTGCCAGGGGAATCAGATGTGCTTATGTGTGAGAATTTCATTTGTATTTAAActaaatgtatttgtatttgaGTGTTTACCAGCATTTGTAATTTGAGTCCGATAATTATCTGTACAAAACAGTTAATCTGATAATACTTGTGGAATATAAAAGTACTTGCTTGTTTTCCAGTTTCTTGAAAAAGTTTGCAAATACAACGTATTTCTATTtgaaaactgaaatggtctattcattccttttacaatttagcagatgctcttatccagagcaatttacagtagtgagtgcatacaacCCTagtgttgcaagtgccatgctctaccaactgagctacatcatcacaaaccactcgatgtctcaatgtaatcaattACTGTATTGTGCATTGTTTTTCTTCATGGTGATGGAAAGTCTACAGGTACAAACCTAGATGACCAACCTATGTACAATACAGTAAGGAACATTTACATGAAGTGGTTTGTAAGGATGGTAAATTAATACTGCACAGAAAGTGGTTGTTTTCAATGTTATTTGATCTAGAAAAATAAAGCAAGGTATGACATCAATCCAtactttggtttagtttccctggcactgtttccacatACTAACGTTTTaacatttgtggcacaaatcccattcaagtcatgggaccgATATTTGCATTTTTCACGTATCATGTAAAATCATCCAAAACTATCTAAAATGTATTGTGAAGCTCAACAAAGTCATGTATAGATGATTTGAACATGATGCGGGAAAAATGCTAATATCGTTCCGATTACAGAAAAATGCAAATATTGGTCCAatgcatggattgctgtcataccttgtcaatAGACTGATGGTTaggaaaccaatatgtaattTTGTTATTTGGGTGATCTATACCTTTAACGCCAACAagccagagacctggccgtgtggtgccaggataacaacctctccttcaatgtaatcaagacaaaggagatgattgtggactacaggaaaaggaggaccgagcacacccccattctcatcgatggggctgtagtggagcaggttgagagcttcaagttccttggtgtccacatcaccaacaaactatcatggtccaaacacaccaagacaatcacgaagagggcacgacaaagcctattcccctcaggaaactgaaaagatttgatgtacgacacagtacatcactggggcccagctTCCTGCAATCCAAGACCTTtaaaccaggcggtgtcagaggaaggcactatAAAGATTGTgaaaaactccagccaccctagtcaaagacagttctctctgttactgcacgACAAGTGGTACTGTAGCACCAAATCTAGGTTCAAAaggcttaacagcttctacctccaagccataagactcctgaacagctaatcaaatggctacccagactatttgcattgtcccccccccccttttatgctgctgctactctctatttattatctatgcagtcactttaactctacctacatgtacatattacctcaattaccttgactaaccggtgtcgctgaaaattgactctgtaccggtacccctgtatatagactcactactgttattttactgctgctctttaattatttgttacttttttaatctattttttacttaatacttatttttcttaaaactgcattgttggttaagggcttgtaagtaagcatttcactgtaatacaacacctgttgtatttggcgcatgtgaatACAAcaattttggacctagacttggcgctccggacaaataaaattggatttgatttaaaaGCCTATAAGAAAATATTTCATCGCAGTAGAACATCATCCTACTCATTACACCACCTGGTGTAAAATATTGTGAACTACCTCACATTTGAATTTCCACCATATTTTCATCATATTATGGATTAAAGTGTCAGAATGATATTGTTATTTTCAATAGATCACCAACTACAAATGTCATATCACAAAATAAGACACATTTTATTTTACATATGGCATGTTTGTCAATCTCAAATTAGATGGTCTTTCTGGGAAGTCAGCTTTGTAACAGTTTACAGTTTTACCACACAAAAAAAACGGCATAAGCAATTGATATTGGTATGGTTGTAAACAATACATTATGATTTTGGTAGCTAATACAAATTGGTTGTCTCATTGATGTCACTGAAATCATGATATCTACTGTAATACACATAGAGAACATCAGAGGGCTCCATCAGCTTGTTTATGACTGTAAAACAGTAAAATTGCTTAATTTGACCATACAATATAAAAGTAATAATATCCAGTCTCCTACAGATGTATAATTATTGCACTTTTTCTTATTTTTGACTGTGGATTGTGATGTCTTCATGGATATTTCTTGTGATTCTATGCTGTACTTGTTTGGAAAAGTAAATGAACAATGCTGAGAAAAACTCAAGTTTAATTTCATAACAAAAGAATTTGTGTTGTTACACAATGTAAAATCCTTGCTAAAGGGTAGCTTAGTAGAAATGTCAGTAGTGTGGAATTAGTTCTGCAAATCTTAATTTTAAGTCTGCTTTTCAATTATGTGTTGCAGAAATACAGCAACTGGCCATGTTTTCTGTTCAAATTTGTCTATGACTATATACTTCTTCATTAAGTAAGGTTTATAACAAATTACATCACAACATCATTTCCATGAATAGGAATGTAATTTTAGTTTTGTTTACAAAAGTCCAAAACATGTATAAAAAGTAATACTAATACAAAATGAAATACTTTTTCTTCATTCATTCAGTACAGACATTAACATAGTTTGTACAGTATGCATTTAAAATAATGTATCTTCTGACAAACTTTTCAAATATGAATGCATCATTTTCATGGATAGCTTTTGATGCATGACAAAATATCTGAAACATAGAGTAAATTATGTCACATTAGCATTCACATACGTTACATGTGAAACCAGGTAAAAATTAACATTTGATCTATTccgaataaaaaatacaaatatagctGACCAGGCTCAATGACAGAAAGGACTCAAGATTAATAGGATAAAAAAATCAAGCACCCTATCATGTAGGAACTATCTTCCTCCATGTGGAATCAGTGAAAGCATTACCATGTTTATCTCTCAATACCACAAGGACATCCATGATAGCGTTGATAGACCACTATGTAGTGGATTTACAGTGGTTTAAATGGACACGTAAAATCAGATTTTTGATTTGTCAATAACTCAGCCATCTTTCGACCAATTCGTTAGCTGAAACTAAGTTAAGACATGCACCATGGGTCTACATTCCAAAGTTGGTGTCATTTGGTCCTATGGCTCATGAGATTTAGATTTCAAATATGAATCTACTGGTATAGTGCGGCCATCTTTAAACCAACATTATTTTCTCAATGCTTTGTGGACTACTGTCCAAAGACAACATTTGGAGTGAATCTGACTTTTAGTCCATGAgaagattttttaaaattattttaagTTTAGCGTTACATAGTCAAAAAAGGTCATTGTTAACAGTGTTCATATTTTTAAGATATCAATTCCAAGTGTAGCATGGTTCATTGTGGTAATGTATTTGATTATTCTAAAAAGATTCAAGTGGATAGGCCATTGTGGGGTGGATTTACAAAGGATTTAAATGGACACGTAAATGGGATTTCCTGATTTAACAATAACTCAGCCATCTCTTAACCAATCGCTTAGCTTTTCTCAAACTAAGTTATGAAATGTACCATGCGCCTACATACCAAATTTCATGAGAAGAAGTCAAGGAAAACAAATAATCTAATAACAATAGGTTTTACAGCTTTGCTGTGAACCCCTAAATGTTTACACATCCACATCTGAGTTTGAGCAGTTATGTTGTTCAAGGTAGGTTCTAGTTCAGTAGTACGCATACTGATCATATTATAACCTGTTGATGTCAGCCTTCTAGGTTGTGTTGGCAGAAGTGTTGTTAGCATCAACAGTTAGTATGTGCATCCTGTGACATAGCGCTGCAGGGCATATTCACACAGCAGGAGCAGGGTGTCAAGCCTTTGCAGGAGATAGAAGGTGTGGAGCAGAGTAGGTACTGTCAGCAGAGTGCAGGAGGAAAGGTACCGAAAGACCTGTTCAAACCCGCGCAGGTCTTTCAGCAACTCGTGAGATATGCCCATCTTCAGCGCCACCTGCTGGTAGTTCTGTACTCCTGGGAACGTTGGGTCCAGCTTCAGTGCCAGAGAATCCACCAAGGCCTGCGGCAGCCTGCCTAGACGGACCCCTGGACAGAAGATACACAGGCCAATGGGGAAATGAGCACAGATCCCCCTGTCCACCTACCACAAGAGGTTAACTATTCAGCTATTACTAGATGTTACTGTTTCTACATTCAACATTTGAGAATGTCTCATGGACAGTAACAGTGTGCAAATAACTTCATCCTCTGCGGATCACACACACCAGGTCAGTTGGTGTGTTGCTTCACCAGGAAGCCTACAGGAAGCAAATTCTAAGGTTTTGTCATCATTACTATCTCAGGACTAGCCCATGCTGTAAAGGGAAAACATTTATCCTCTTCTTGAATATTTAGCCAGTGGTGCCAAGTATGCAGCTAAGTCTCTTGGCACAACGATTGTCTGTTTCTCCATGTGGCCTGTAGAACAGTAAGACATTTTATATTTGACTATTCctcttggccaagataaagaaatgTTTTAAAACCATTAAGACACAACGAAAAACAACTTTAAAAACTACTGGTATAAACTGCTGCATTAACTTTGAAATCCAGAACCATCAAGAACAAGATTAGATTCTGTGAATACGTAGCTCAACTATATCCCTAGCCACAACAGCAACAGAACTTCACCTCATCAGTCACATATACTGTGTATTGTGGTTTCTTTGAGAGTTGCAATGTTTCATTTGGTTTCTGTTGAATGTGCTCCAGCATTAAAATAAGCTTTAGATATCAAGTAAACTGAAGAATAACACACCTTGCATGATTCGGATACACTTCTTCAGCAGGCTCACTGTTTCCATCTACAAATATAAATATTAATGAATGAATACTTTTTTTGCTCCGTCCAGGGAAACATTCTCTACTAAATGAGTGAAGCTGTAAACTTAGTTTGTCATATCTAGCTAATTATGTCTTAAATGACAAGTGGGAAACATGAAACAAATTATCTATGGGCATCCAGTCTCTTGCCTATAATGGGAGGGTATCAGAACTTATGAtatcagcctgtgtgtgtgtgtttaaattgCATCCCATGGGCCACAACTTAAAAGTGAAATGAAGGGTGCcatttgctttaaaaaaaaatctgtgtaAGCATAAAATACAGCTACATCTAGTGACTGCTCACTCAAACTCACTACTGTTGAGTAAATGGTCACCTGTGTGAGAACAGCAGGTGAAACATCTCTGTCTTTCCTAAAGGTAATTACCGCATTACTGCCTCCCAGACTGCTGTTGCAGGGTTGTTGATGGCTGTTCCAACATCTGTCAGTTTGCTCCTCTGGGCAGTCAGATGGACTCCTCCTCAGTTGTCTTCCTCCTAACCTGTCTCCGGAGGAGCCGTCCCTAATCTCAGATATCTCAGTAATCCCCAGGCTCACAGAGCTACAGTCTGGGTCTGTAGTACTGTCAGGGTCCAGTGTTGAGGCTGCAGTGGTGTGGAAGTCTAGCTCAGTGCACTCCACTGGGACATGCTGATGGAGAGGGCTCTCCTGCAGCTCAGAGGCACAGTATCCCTCACTGCTCTGCAGGAACAAGGACCCTGCCACATACTCCCCACTGTCTATTGGACCCACAGGGATCTCCATTGTGAGTGGGACGTCCCCACTTACTGAGGGCGGCTCAGAGGATATCTGAGAGACAAACCCAGATGAGCAGTTACTGCAGGTGGAGTTCTGCACCAGCGGCTGGGTCTCCAGGACGTATCTGTGGTCTTGAGTTTTAAGGTCAGGGCTTAGTACAATGGACCCCAGAGGGACAATCATGTCCACTTTGGACTGCAGTCTGGCCAATGTTTCTGCAGTGGTGGTAGAGTTAGCACATGCACCTGTAGGAAGACAGGTCATCAGAGGGTTACATTAGTACCCTAACAAACCCCTTATGAACCATGCATTCACAAATTGACTAGACTATGAGTCAATTAGGGGATGTTTAAGGCGTGGTGGGTGCTGTTTTACTCTGATAATTACCTGAGCCTTGGCCTTCCTGCTCCAGGTTCACTGTGACCCTGTTCACTGGGTATGCTGCACACTCCATGTCATTCTGACTTGTGCTTTGAGGAGCCAGGCATCCTTTCAGAGAGAGAAGATAATTAATGAGCCAGAGGAGGCACAGTTTGAGGAGGATTACTTGTACCCTGCGTGTTACTATAAAAGAGATTTCAACAAACACACTGACAGAATCCACATTATTACAGTTTCATCAGTGGTTGTGTGAACATCTCATGCAACAAAAACTTCATTAGAGGAGAGATTTGCGTGTGGATAATGAGATACCTTTAAATATTTTCTTTAGTAAGGTATGTCTGAAGTATATAAACAAGGCAGCAGCTAGGATTGCCATGGTAACCAGGGCTACAGAAATTGTGGCGGTAACAGCAGCATTATGGGCTGGACCTTCTGGGCTCCAGACTTTTTCCACATCAACTTCTCTGCTTCCTGCAAAACAAAAGAATTGAGGTTGGTGCTGAGCAAATGGCTGAGCAAATGCTTACACACAACATTTATTTGATGTTTTCAATTTCTGACTTTGATCCTATGGCAAATACAATTATTATAACACTATTCTATTAATAAAGAACAGTGTTATAATTCTTAAATATCTCATAACCCAAACAATTAATTATCTACGTCAACAATTGCACACAGAAAATTAGGCTAATAAAAACACGGGTAATTAAGTTTCCAGCATATGGAGATAATTTTCCAATATAACAGTAGGCTCCACAATTGACTTCAATAATGAAGTTGTTTTCCTTTCTCAGAGTCCCGTCCAAGCTTTACTGAGACTTACGGCTGCACTGCTGCTCAGTGGTGGAGGAGGGACCACATGGCATGCACTCCAAATCCTGCAAGCCATTTAT
This window harbors:
- the eda2r gene encoding tumor necrosis factor receptor superfamily member 27, whose translation is MDCSETQYYLNGNCHPCLQCGPGQELSEDCGYGSGRSAYCIPCNVKTYKEGWGYHFCRFCQSCKRINRHQKSLCTSKSNAVCGECLPGFYSKTRINGLQDLECMPCGPSSTTEQQCSRSREVDVEKVWSPEGPAHNAAVTATISVALVTMAILAAALFIYFRHTLLKKIFKGCLAPQSTSQNDMECAAYPVNRVTVNLEQEGQGSGACANSTTTAETLARLQSKVDMIVPLGSIVLSPDLKTQDHRYVLETQPLVQNSTCSNCSSGFVSQISSEPPSVSGDVPLTMEIPVGPIDSGEYVAGSLFLQSSEGYCASELQESPLHQHVPVECTELDFHTTAASTLDPDSTTDPDCSSVSLGITEISEIRDGSSGDRLGGRQLRRSPSDCPEEQTDRCWNSHQQPCNSSLGGSNAMETVSLLKKCIRIMQGVRLGRLPQALVDSLALKLDPTFPGVQNYQQVALKMGISHELLKDLRGFEQVFRYLSSCTLLTVPTLLHTFYLLQRLDTLLLLCEYALQRYVTGCTY